A genomic segment from Leptolyngbya boryana PCC 6306 encodes:
- a CDS encoding DNA-directed RNA polymerase subunit gamma yields MPKIEQRFDYVKIGLASPERIRQWGERTLPNGQVVGEVTKPETINYRTLKPEMDGLFCERIFGPAKDWECHCGKYKRVRHRGIVCERCGVEVTESRVRRHRMGYIKLAAPVAHVWYLKGIPSYMAILLDMPLRDVEQIVYFNAYVVLNPGNADNLTYKQLLTEDQWIEIEDELYSEDSQLSGIEVGIGAEALKQLLQDINLDEEAERLREEIAVSKGQKRAKLIKRLRVLDNFIATGSLPEWMVLDVIPVIPPDLRPMVQLDGGRFATSDLNDLYRRVINRNNRLARLQEILAPEIIVRNEKRMLQEAVDALIDNGRRGRTVVGANNRPLKSLSDIIEGKQGRFRQNLLGKRVDYSGRSVIVVGPKLKIHQCGLPREMAIELFQPFVIHRLIRQGLVNNIKAAKKLIQRNDPTVWDVLEEVIEGHPVFLNRAPTLHRLGIQAFEPILVDGRAIQLHPLVCPAFNADFDGDQMAVHVPLSLEAQAEARLLMLASNNILSPATGRPIITPSQDMVLGCYYLTAENPEATKGEGRYFANLDDAITAYEQNQIDLHSYVWVRFDGEVEGGNGDLIEQQEAEGIVTKIYESCRRREDADGNLISQYIKTTAGRIIYNKTVFDALVS; encoded by the coding sequence ATGCCAAAGATAGAACAGCGGTTTGACTATGTGAAAATCGGTCTGGCATCTCCGGAACGCATTCGCCAATGGGGAGAACGGACTTTACCGAATGGGCAAGTCGTTGGAGAAGTCACGAAGCCAGAAACCATCAACTACCGTACACTCAAGCCTGAAATGGACGGCTTGTTTTGTGAGCGGATTTTTGGGCCTGCAAAAGATTGGGAATGCCATTGTGGCAAATACAAGCGGGTTCGCCACCGGGGAATTGTCTGTGAGCGTTGCGGAGTCGAAGTAACCGAGTCGCGCGTTCGTCGTCACCGGATGGGGTATATCAAACTGGCGGCTCCTGTCGCTCACGTCTGGTACCTCAAAGGGATTCCAAGCTACATGGCGATCTTGCTCGATATGCCACTGCGCGATGTTGAGCAAATTGTTTACTTCAACGCTTACGTTGTTCTCAATCCTGGTAATGCTGACAATCTGACCTACAAGCAATTGCTGACCGAAGATCAGTGGATTGAGATCGAAGATGAACTCTACAGCGAAGATTCTCAGCTGAGCGGAATCGAAGTTGGCATCGGGGCGGAAGCACTGAAGCAACTGCTGCAAGACATCAACTTGGACGAAGAAGCTGAAAGACTGCGCGAAGAAATCGCAGTTTCCAAAGGTCAGAAACGCGCCAAATTGATCAAACGTCTGCGCGTCTTAGATAACTTCATCGCGACAGGCTCATTGCCTGAGTGGATGGTGTTAGATGTCATTCCGGTGATTCCACCGGACTTGCGCCCGATGGTGCAACTCGATGGTGGACGGTTTGCGACTTCCGACTTGAACGATTTGTATCGTCGCGTGATCAACCGCAACAATCGTCTGGCTCGTCTGCAAGAAATTCTCGCTCCTGAAATTATCGTGCGGAATGAAAAGCGGATGTTGCAAGAAGCAGTAGACGCATTGATCGATAACGGTCGTCGGGGTCGAACGGTCGTCGGGGCAAACAACCGTCCGTTGAAATCGCTCTCCGACATTATCGAAGGGAAACAAGGTCGATTCCGTCAGAACTTGCTCGGTAAACGGGTTGACTACTCCGGTCGTTCTGTAATCGTAGTTGGGCCAAAGCTGAAAATTCATCAGTGTGGACTGCCGCGAGAAATGGCGATCGAGCTTTTCCAACCGTTTGTGATTCATCGCCTAATTCGTCAAGGCTTAGTCAACAACATCAAAGCCGCGAAGAAACTGATTCAGCGTAACGATCCGACCGTTTGGGACGTTCTAGAAGAGGTGATCGAAGGACACCCTGTCTTCCTGAACCGCGCCCCGACGCTGCACCGTCTGGGGATTCAAGCCTTTGAACCCATCCTCGTCGATGGTCGTGCCATTCAACTGCACCCGCTTGTCTGTCCAGCCTTTAACGCTGACTTTGACGGTGACCAAATGGCGGTTCACGTGCCGCTCTCGCTCGAAGCTCAGGCAGAAGCGCGCCTCTTAATGCTGGCATCGAATAACATTCTTTCGCCTGCAACCGGTCGCCCGATCATTACGCCTAGCCAAGATATGGTCTTAGGCTGCTACTACTTGACCGCAGAAAATCCAGAAGCGACAAAGGGCGAAGGACGCTACTTTGCGAATCTCGACGATGCGATCACAGCTTACGAACAGAACCAAATTGATCTGCACTCCTACGTTTGGGTGCGATTTGATGGCGAAGTCGAGGGTGGCA